Below is a genomic region from Helianthus annuus cultivar XRQ/B chromosome 2, HanXRQr2.0-SUNRISE, whole genome shotgun sequence.
cgttaccctcagctaggtagtctgagtcagcagggatacagtcctaagtagctgggttaaagttttaatagtagtttaacttatgaggggatcaaagagtttggacccccgccatccaatacctttgggtattgaaggaggtcctacaaAATTTGCCCCAGGTcttttgcaggatctatacactgaacaatggcaagactcttaccaaaccgttcccttaacccccgaccaggtagccaacatacctccatatagaccgtggagatatgaatggtgaaaatcttttattttatatagacagtaaaataatgccaagacaccacaaacaaacgataaggaagaatcaccttcaacataaaaaactagtaattaaagtcattaatacaaaaccaattaaaaagtgcaaaagattaaaaataaaaagtattacactaaacatttgtcttcaccaagtgatgtaagagacttaggcaatcatggcctttgattgtcaagaactcttacgatcaatcttggatcccgagatgactcacacactctatgatggacaatggatgatggtggtggatgatggtgttgtgacggtggtgggtggtgggtgaagtatgagagaggtggtgtgccaagggatgagttgcaagagctccaagcactcctatttataggctgaacagaagcctgggcacggccccgtgcccgctgggcacagccccgtgtctgtctgacactctctcttcattaattgtaattcgcaattacaataaatgcgcctgcagcaacttgaccacgtccccgtgtccgctgggcacgacctcgtggtgggcaatagaagcttctatagatttgtcttttctactgattcttgggcacgaccccatgctcgctgggcacggggcgtgttcagtcttctggtttctttgttttgcttggggagatgctgtcggggggtcgggcatatcacttttgttccttttcttgtatttatgttagattttgctgtctttttgcttcttttgttattttgagctcatttaatcctgaaaatacaaaaggaagacaaaaggatactttttccaacattagtactaaaaaagtgttagttttaagccacaattgatgtaatttatatgttgcattttgtgcacatcagcgCTATAGTTAAAACAGGGGCTTTAAACCACACCATGAAACTTAAAGGAAGGGGCTTGTGTGACGTGACGGTGAGGTGGCATGATAAAGCataggggctttataccacacccttcAGCCTTATTGCATATATCAAATAAAACCAACCATtatgattttcttttttttaaggAATTTTTTTAATTACTGTCGTTTGTTAGACTGGAACTCAAAACAACCCTTTGAAATCCGGATGTTTAAAGGTTTTACATTTGCCAATGAATCACCGTCACCATATTGTTAACCTTTATGACTTTCTATGTTTATTTGCGAAGCATTTACTACTACTAATTAAACCATTTCGATTTTTCCTTTTTTTGTTAAATAAGAACCATTGGGGACATCTTTTCAATTTGAAAGATTTTGAACCATATAAACTGGGTTATTGTCAATGAGGTAGTGGTAGAGTGGTTGGGAAAAAAATGGTATTCCTTGTGATCTAGTTTTGACTCTCACTCTCCCTATTATTTTccgcggcatccaggtgaaggtcTAATACGGGTGGcaccggttcgtcttggatggaaGGCGAAGTTTTACCAATTATTCCACTATCGTGCCTTCGGatgggtggaggtcgggtttccacgcatttgggagagccaaggggctggcagcggtcgagtagtcgaccttggcaaCAACGGCCGTATCACGGTGCTTGACACGTCGTTCCTTGCCGTTAGGGCCGTACCTATAGGCTTTTTTAAATCTAGGCCACGGACTAGGGCCTTCAAAAAATAGGGCCTTCAAATATTTTTAAAATCTTTATATAGCATGTGTATTATGCATTAGACCCAAATAAATAACCAATTATTAAATAAAAGTGCCTAATTCCAACTCCGACCAATCTGCAATTTGTATTTAATTATAGCCGCCATCGTTATTTTCACTAACTGTAACCTCGCACTTGCCCATTTTGCTTAACTGTGTCGCCGATTGGGGAAAAATTCGACATGAAATTAATGGTGTCGCAAAGATAATATAGGTTGGTTAACGACTATTTTTTATAGTGATCTCTATATATTGCGATTCACTTAATCAATGTTCTCCTTAAATTCCTAATTGATAATTtgaatctttgaattttgatattgTGCTTGTGACTGAGACTTAGAAGGAAAAAAGTAAAACCGATATTTTCTTTATACCCATTCAAAGGACCTCACCTTTGTACTTTGGTTAGTGTCTTCAAAAACGTTGGAACGGCCATACGGTTCAAAACAAACTGGGTCATTATTTTTATTGTTGGATGATAATTAAGTAACATCACTGTCTTTATATTTAATAGACTGATTAGCAATAGATTTGATTGTTTAGCAACTAATATTGTTCATTTTAAGGGCATTATTTTATGTAATGCTACAAGTTCCGGCCCTTTCGCTACGTAATTTGTTCAGGAAACATTGGCTAATTATATAAGGATTAGTTGTTCGAGACTACGGTTATAGTAGACCGATGGTTACAAGTGATCTTGCCCATGCTTTGTTAGAAAGGAGGATAACTTGGAGAGCAAATTATGGGTCAACAAGAATCCTCCCTATTCCTGGCATCCGTAAATCAGGCAACCGATAATTGTGAATCATCTTTATTGTATTTCCTTTTTTATAAGTTCTTGTAAAGCCTATAAATAAAGGCTTGGTTTTATGTTTTGTATGCAAGAAATAAAATCAATAAAGTTCAGTTCCTTTCGATTATCTTTTGTCTCTGATTATCATTTACAACATGGTATCAGAGTAGAGTTTCTAATCCGTTAAACAATCTGTTCATCATCTCCAAATCAATCTCAGCAAAACTCAAACCAAACCAGAAAAACTCAAATCAAACCAAAATCAATCAACCGACGAAGATTCCTTCTTCGATCCACGAAGCCTTTTGAGTCCCACGAACCTCTGTTTCATACTTTTGTTTCTAGCAGCCAACATTTGTCTTTGGAGGTGAACAAGAAAAGTCaacatcaatcatcatcatcacgtGTAGATCTTGGGAAGgacaaaaaaaaagaattatttttgGTGGCATAATAATAAAATCAACATTAGTCAAAGTGGACGAAGATTGAAGCACAAGGGACTTGTTCGAACCATTCCATCCTTCTTCATCAAAACCTTCGCCCACGGAAAATTTGCCCACGAAGACTCCTTGTTGCCGCTGCCGCCGCTGAAAACCCTAATAAATTCGTCACCGCCGCCGCGTTCGGCTGTGCCAGCACCCTATTCCAGCGAACCCTAAACCCGCTGCGTTCATCTGTGCGAAAGCATCTGTTACAAATCCGCTGGTGTTTGGGGTTTATGGTGATGATAACCGGACCTGTAAAGAGGAAATAGGAAGAGAAAGAGTGCAACTCAAATCCGTTGCCTGCTGCTGTTTGTCTTCCGATCTTGTAAAATGACGAAGAGGACAAAGAAGGCTGGCATCGTTGGAAAGTACGGTACCCGTTATGGTGCTAGTTTGAAAAAGAAAATCAAGAAAACGAAGAAAGCTTCTGCTCCGAAGAAAAAACCTGCTGCAAAAGCCAAGCCGGCTGCCAAGAAAGCTCCAGCTAAGAAGAAGCCTGCTGCGAAGGCCAAGCCGGCTGCGAAAGACAAACCTGCAACTTTTCATTGAAAAATAAgggaaaaaaaaaaccaaaaacccaaaaccaaaaccaaaaccaaaaccaaaaccaaaacccaaaaaccgaaaaccaaaaaaaaaaaaaaaacccaaatcaaaaaCCAATGCCAAAACCCAAATGGCCAAGTTGTTTTTCAGCTTGAGGGGAAACCAAAACCCAAAACAGGCTGCCATGTCGAAAGGCGGTAGCTCAAATCAAACCAAAGTTACCATGTCGAAAGGCGGTAACTCAATAGCTCAAACTACCATAACccaaaatcaaaaccaatccAAGTTGAATCGTGGCAATCCCACaattcaacttgagggggagtgttagaaAGGAGGATAACTTGGAGAGCAAATTATGGGTCAACAAGAATCCTCCCTATTCCTGGCATCCGTAAATCAGGCAACCGATAATTGTGAATCATCTTTATTGTATTTCCTTTTTTATAAGTTCTTGTAAAGCCTATAAATAAAGGCTTGGTTTTATGTTTTGTATGCAAGAAATAAAATCAATAAAGTTCAGTTCCTTTCGATTATCTTTTGTCTCTGATTATCATTTACAACATGCTTGTTCTAGTTATTGCACGAGGGTTTTGAGAGAAAAAGATACTTGAAGATAGGGGTGGTTTCAAAGGTGATTTTCTAAGAGATTTTAAGGTCGAAGGTCGTAGTTAAGATGGAGGCATGCCTCCCGATGCATTAGCCAATGGACCCACCAGTTGGGACCCTCTTTAGCCTGTCCTAACTCCACCTCTGTCTCTCGCTATGATGTTTAGGTGATTAGTTGTTTTCCAAGTTCAGGACCCAACACTAAAAGTAGCAAGCACAATGCCCACAAGTCCAAATCTGGTACCTCATTTCACATATATATCTTTTATATTTCAATTTACTTTATCTGAGTTGCCGAGTAAAAAATTTAAAGATTTCAGTTTATTGATACTAGTAACTGAATTTTAAGAACATTAAGAGTTAGGATCAAATATAAATTCTTCTAAAAATAATAAGTCGTAAGAAGGGTATCAAGCATAGTTTGATTGAACTCATCCAAGCGGCATTTGAACCATCTGATCGAACTCTACGATGTCAGATTTTAAGTTTTTGTTTTTAGATATTTAACTTGTATATTTTAGACTTTTTGTTTACATCATCGTGTCTTTCTAtttatcattgtgtcttttttatATTTGTGTCATTGTTTTTTTTGTAactcattgtgtctttttttctcaacattgtgttatatttttcggAATTGTGTTATATTTTACAATCTATTGTGTCTTTTTACACTTCTTTGTTTTAGGAGATATTGTAGAATAACTTACCCGAATTTTAATAACCTAAACTATTGTGTGTTAGCTGATAATAATCCATAGTCGCAATATGACCGATTAATGACACCAATAACTTTCACTTTCTTTGTCAAGTGACAATCACACTTTACCGAACAGGCCGCCGCTAACCTTCACATTTACGTTGTTTGGAAAGAATTTACCAACATTTTTATTGAACTAAAAATGAGTCAGTTGCTTATTAGGCTAGACAAAGTTAGTTTTTGATAAGATTGATATTGCACTTAGCAATGGAAGTAAAATTTAGAAGTGTCATTGGTCACAGTGGTGGCGTTAATTATTATTCGCCAATATGAGATGTTCTAACACTTTTAAACCCAATCCAAATATTGATTTTCTACATAAATATAACAAATATATAACTAACAGTGGCGTCTCTGAGAACTCATGTACCtttttcgagctcgaaaaatGTGCCCTTATGCCTTAACGATAAACAATTCAATtatgaaaatgacaaaatcgtAGTATTCAATAAACAATGCAATTACGAAAAAATGAGAAAACTATAGTATTTGAATGAATTACATACTGTAATAACTAATAAGCTAATAGCTAACCAATAGTAGATCAACCCTTCACAATTTCTTTTATCTAAAACTTCGTTTTCAATTAGTAATTGGCTCAATTAACCTAGCGGGCTAAATTCTAAAgtctaaaccataaaaaaaaattatttgtaaACAAAGATATATAAATAAAGTCCAAAACacttgttaagttacatcaaaacagaagatagacgggcaacaagctgcgccgccaatcctttctgaattgcaaaccccaacctcccgaacacaaacccctgcccccCTGGGGTCGAACAATTGCTGTGGAAAATATATGCCCCTCGAAATCACGAGTCTTGTACGAAAGTTCTCCCTACACACCATCTAAGCCTCCCCTGATAACTAACTACaggcatggttgtaaaacaaggtttccaaggccgagtactccccgagtagtcgctacaaggtaggctgccgaggcgactttcttttaCTCCGCCTAATTGCTTGGaatcggtcaaacgcggtcaaccgaggccaaaatcgtatctagtaggtcaacttgggccgagtttgactttaaaaataataaaacataatgtcTATGTCTATCATATTAAAGTATGAATAttattttcacgtattttgttatagatattagtaaatttatgttattttacgtgtatttaatttccaaaaactaatttctttataatttaacatgtccgagtactccccgagtactctccgcctaggccgagtactctcaactcctcggtcgaccgactagggagcgcctagcgacttttgcaaacATGACTACAGGTAATTAACCATTAAATCCAATCCACATATTGATATCTACATAAATATATAACAAGTGTATAACTAACTACAGGTAATTAACCAGCTTAATTATCTTTTTGTTGTAACTAATCCAAAATTCTCGTACTCACCTACATAACTAACTACAGGTAATTAACCAGCTTAATTACAGGTAATTTATAACCAGCTTATACTATATACATTTTCAACCAGTTGCATCAAATTATTAAGGGCCCTTGAGTTGGTCATACCATTATACACACCAAAAGGTTACATGCATTGAGTTTATTTGGACCCATCTCACTCATCGTCCCATATAAATAATTACGTCCTTGCAACTACTTTTTTGCACACCTTGCCTATCTTTTTTGTTATCATATTCTCTTCTTTTCTCTCTGATAATGTCTGAAGAGAAAGTGAGTTTATCTGTGAATGTTAATGGTCAGTCTAAAGTGCCACCCGGGTTTCGGTTTCACCCAACTGAAGAAGAGCTTCTTCACTATTACTTGCGCAAGAAAGTCGCCTACGAAAAGATTGATCTTGATGTTATTCGCGATGTCGATCTTAACAAGCTTGAACCATGGGATATACAAGGTATGTATATTTTGTGTAGGTTTTATGTAAAGTAATCCTTTATGAAAGATTTGCACAAGATTAAATGATATGCATTTTGTGGTTTTGTAGAGAAGTGCAAAATAGGATCAACTCCACAAAATGATTGGTACTTCTTTAGTCATAAAGATAAGAAGTATCCTACCGGAACCAGAACAAATCGTGCAACGGCTGCAGGCTTCTGGAAAGCCACAGGACGCGATAAGGTCATCTATAGTAGTGTTACCAGAATCGGTATGAGGAAGACATTAGTGTTCTACAAAGGGAGAGCACCTCATGGTCAGAAATCTGAGTGGATAATGCATGAATATAGGCTTGATGAGATTACCAACCAAGATGCCTGTGTAAGTTTTTATAATTTTCATGTTATAACCAAGAGGGCATAGCTCTAATGGTACCAACTGTGTCCACAAAAGGAAAAGGTTGTGAGTTCATTCATAGTTAAAAAGTTTGCTTGAACTTAAAATTTTTGTTTAGTATAAACATTCTTTATTAATGTTTTGGTAAAATATAATTCAAAAAAGACCTTCTACATCACTGGTACTCCTCAGGCTCCCCCTGTTCCGCTACGTCGGCTTGCTTGGAAGACATTCCACGGCCGGCTActccccctcccccccccccccccccctcttcgcCATGACGCTATTTTGTGTCCTCCAAGCCCGTTGTAAATAGTTTTGAAACATGGTAACATGATGTCTAGATTAGTTAAGAACCTTTTTTCTTGGTCTTAACTCTTTATGATTAAAAAGTCAGTAAGTACAATTCATCCTTGTTTATGAAGTATTACAAAAAGAACTTGatttttaaaatgatttttattcAGGGTTCTACTCTGTGTGATGCAACTCAAGAAGAGGGGTGGGTGGTATGCCGTGTATTCAAGAAGAAAAACTACCATAAAGTGCTTGAGAGCCCGCAGAGACCGATAACTGCCTCCATGGACTCAAGGACACAACTACAAACGTTAAACAAAGATAGTGCTCTTGATCAACTACTCATGTACATGAGTAGCAACAGGTCTTGCAAACAAGAAACGGAGTCTTTAACCACAAACCACAACCCCATGCCGCAattcatgaacccgtttagcgacagATTCTACCACCTTCCAAGGCTAGAAAGTCCCACCATAACCTTGTCCCCGCACCATAGCACAGCCTCAACCAACTTTGATCAAGGATTAACTTTCAAGCCCTATGTAAATGACTTCCTAACCGAACCCAATCAATCAACAAACGCAGACCATGACTCACGCGAGCGTCTTGATAACTGGTCAGACCTTGAAGGGCTTGTGACCACTCAACTGAACAGACAAGTGGACTCTACAAAGCAGTTATACTCTTGCTTTGGTGAACCAAATGATGACTTCTGTTTCCCACTTGATCATGAAGAGCAAGAGCCATCTAACCTCTGTGATTCAACAACAACCATTAGATCAAACCAAATGTACACGAGTGAGATAGATTTGTGGACCTTTGCTCGATCATCTTCGTCTTCCTCATCCCCGGATGCATTATGTCACTTATCAGTATAAGATTATCAAAAAATAATCACATACAATAAACTAGAAGAAATACACGAGAATAGGGGTTTAGGGTGGTTGCATGAATTGACCCAAGAAAAGGTGATTGAGGCTAGGTAGCATATGGTTGAAAAAGAAAAGGAGAAAAGACATTCTACACACAAATTATATGAAAAAGGAATGAATAAGAATTAGTGAATAAAGGTGTATGTTTGTATATGTGTATTGGTGATGGATTTGTGGGGTGCAACATCTCGTCCATGCATGTCAAGTAATAACTAGGTCATCCATCACACTACATAAGAATATCAATATCGTGCCTATGTACATGTATATATACGTAGATATCAATAAAATAGCTATTCCATGATCATGTAATTTGTCAATATTTTAGCAAAAATTCTCTCTTTAATGTGTGTAATAGTGTTTCTTAATGATTGATGGTTGATTTAGTGACATGGGGTTGGTCCAATAGAAAAAGGTTTCACCAACAACGCTAGTACAAAAAGTTGTATGAAAAGTCCACCATTTTTTCAATTGAAATTACATTTACCACTAATAACAAGATTAATCTATCTACTCCAACGTCCATCCGCAATACTTCATATGAAcattaaattaacaaaaaaaagttaGGAAAAGAAAACAGAAAAAATTACCATGTATAATATttttattggattttaataatcttaagTTTCAAATGTtagccgataataatctcaactttaaaaaCTAACTCTAacgatcccaacttgtaaaagattAGCTACCATTGATCATTTTATAACATATAAGAATTTGTGATACTCAATAGATTTAAGTGCACCTGTAGACTTCTTAATTAATTTAAACGCACCTATGTTAGAAAAGGATGAATGGGGGGTAAATTTTTATAAGTTGGAATCATTTTagagaatttttaaagttggatTATTATCAGTCAAAAGGTGCAACTTAAtattattaaaattcaataacatttttttcttatttcttcactttataaatttttttatagTTTCCTTCCTTCCATTTTTTACCATAAGTGACTTCTAGATTCCACATTACTATTGTCAACCAATTTTTTATCCAATCTTTGTGGTACATGTGTAAATGAAAACTGATATATTCTATTTTAATATAATTATATTTCTGTTAGATAACTAATTACCGCACCACACCCAACTCCATTATGTACGTACCAAGTAATCATAACTCTCTTCACGGGAACTCATTTTATGAAATATTCATGATTTGATAACGCAAAATATACTATTTCAGTTCTCCAATGTATTTCGAGTCTAAAGCAAAAATATTGAAATTTAAGATTTTCTCTTAAAGGCAAACATAACCTCAGTTCAACACCATCGATAAACCAAAAAAAATGAAGAAGTTACATTATTTACggtaatttatatatataggaaTGATAAACGGGAAGTCATATTGTAAAAACCGTTAAAACTCACCTAGAACCCGATCAAAACCATTTTTACTACCTTAATTtattattaaattttttttattaaattacaACCTAAAAATGAATTTATATGTACAAATTTACTTGTACTTGTATATTAAAAAATCAAACTTGTACAAATTTACCATTTAATTTATCCATGTATAAATTTTTACCATTTACACATATGTACAATTTTTTTaacaatataatttttttaaagaagTGATAAAATTATCAAAGAGATTTTTTAAggaatatatttttttaaagaagAGATAATATTATCAAAGAGATAAATCATTACATAATTTACATTGAACATATTTTTTATAACatataatatttttgtttggTTTCTCGCAAAGAGAGAAACCTAAATTGTTAATTTTTTATTAATGTTTcagatgtttttttttctattttttagtgTCTACATACAAATTTATATCTTATATGTGATACTTCGGATTTTCCAACACACTTTGTTTAAattataactaggttagaaccccgtgtattacacgggttgaataaatatatatttatatactaagtaataaaatagttacatcttttaaaaacacgtgtattacacgatttGAATAAACACATGTCTATAATATAACCCGTTAACACATTTAGTCATCAATATGTGTTTTCTAACAAAATAAACTTTGGGAtactatttacttattgtaacatatcactttatttttattaggttagagagttgtgtattatatggtttataacattttactttgttttttttatttattattaggtttgAAAGTTACGTATTACCTGATGTTGGATAATCAGcagaagaaaaaaagaaaagaaatagtttagtaaaaaaatattaaatatacaagAGAAAACCTggatattatgatttaatattattatttaattggaGTGTAAAACGGGATAATGGGATCCTTAATTAGAAATAAGATTCTAAATATACCAcatgtataaaaaaat
It encodes:
- the LOC110921794 gene encoding NAC domain-containing protein 43, with amino-acid sequence MSEEKVSLSVNVNGQSKVPPGFRFHPTEEELLHYYLRKKVAYEKIDLDVIRDVDLNKLEPWDIQEKCKIGSTPQNDWYFFSHKDKKYPTGTRTNRATAAGFWKATGRDKVIYSSVTRIGMRKTLVFYKGRAPHGQKSEWIMHEYRLDEITNQDACGSTLCDATQEEGWVVCRVFKKKNYHKVLESPQRPITASMDSRTQLQTLNKDSALDQLLMYMSSNRSCKQETESLTTNHNPMPQFMNPFSDRFYHLPRLESPTITLSPHHSTASTNFDQGLTFKPYVNDFLTEPNQSTNADHDSRERLDNWSDLEGLVTTQLNRQVDSTKQLYSCFGEPNDDFCFPLDHEEQEPSNLCDSTTTIRSNQMYTSEIDLWTFARSSSSSSSPDALCHLSV